One segment of Leeia aquatica DNA contains the following:
- a CDS encoding response regulator transcription factor has protein sequence MSKLPELPQLIALVDDDDAIRDALSWLFASRQLSIETFADPAAFLGNYDPHRYGCLLLDVRMPQLSGIELFEKLKASAYCPPALFLTGHGDVPLAVQALKLGAEDFIEKPFDDNDLIQRAQLCLQKDGQLRMTWHNEREHERRLASLTQREREVMQLILLGRLNKVIADQLGISMKTVEVHRARVLEKMGVRSAVELAAMLKP, from the coding sequence ATGTCGAAACTGCCTGAGCTACCCCAGTTGATCGCCCTGGTGGACGATGATGATGCCATCCGCGATGCGCTGAGTTGGTTGTTTGCCTCGCGCCAGCTGAGCATCGAGACTTTTGCCGACCCGGCGGCCTTTCTGGGCAACTACGACCCGCACCGCTACGGTTGCCTGTTGCTGGATGTACGCATGCCGCAACTCAGCGGCATTGAGCTGTTCGAGAAACTGAAAGCCTCCGCCTATTGCCCGCCCGCCCTTTTTCTCACCGGCCACGGCGATGTGCCTTTGGCGGTGCAAGCCCTGAAGCTGGGGGCAGAGGATTTCATCGAAAAACCCTTTGATGACAACGATTTGATCCAGCGTGCCCAGCTCTGCCTGCAAAAAGATGGACAGCTTCGTATGACATGGCATAATGAGCGGGAACATGAGCGGCGTCTGGCAAGCCTGACGCAACGCGAGCGTGAGGTGATGCAATTGATTCTGCTGGGGCGCCTGAACAAGGTCATCGCGGATCAGTTGGGCATCAGCATGAAAACGGTTGAAGTTCACCGCGCGCGCGTGCTGGAGAAAATGGGTGTACGTTCTGCAGTCGAACTGGCAGCCATGCTGAAACCGTAG
- a CDS encoding TRAP transporter substrate-binding protein, with protein sequence MKLQWKTLALAAALTVPGLAAQADPIVIKFSHVVAADTPKGKAAEYFKKLAEERLKGRVKIEIYPNSQLFKDKEELEALQLGSVQMLAPSLAKFGPLGVKEFEVFDLPFLFDNYQELHKVTYGAIGQGMLQKLESKGITGLAFWDNGFKQMSANKPLHTVADYKGLKMRIQASKVLDAQMRALGSNPQVMAFSEVYQALQTGVVDGTENPMSNFYTQKMHEVQKHVTLTNHGYLGYAVIVNKKFWDGLPEDVRAALTQSMFNATQYANTIAQKENEEALAKVKASGKTVVYEPTVAERNEMKKALVKVHDQMDDRVGLELVKKIYKETGFDPAKL encoded by the coding sequence ATGAAACTGCAATGGAAAACCCTAGCTTTGGCTGCTGCGCTGACTGTACCTGGCTTGGCAGCACAGGCTGATCCGATTGTGATCAAGTTCAGCCACGTGGTGGCGGCCGATACCCCGAAAGGCAAGGCGGCAGAATACTTCAAGAAACTGGCTGAAGAGCGGCTGAAAGGCCGGGTGAAGATCGAGATTTATCCGAACAGCCAGCTGTTCAAGGACAAGGAAGAGCTGGAAGCCTTGCAGCTCGGGTCTGTGCAGATGCTGGCGCCCAGTCTGGCCAAGTTTGGCCCGCTGGGAGTGAAGGAGTTCGAGGTATTTGACCTGCCTTTCCTGTTTGACAACTACCAGGAATTGCACAAGGTGACTTACGGTGCGATTGGGCAGGGCATGCTGCAGAAGCTGGAAAGCAAAGGCATCACCGGGCTGGCCTTCTGGGACAACGGCTTCAAGCAAATGAGCGCCAACAAACCGTTGCATACGGTGGCCGATTACAAGGGGCTGAAGATGCGTATCCAGGCCTCCAAGGTGCTGGACGCGCAAATGCGTGCACTGGGTAGCAATCCGCAGGTGATGGCCTTCTCCGAGGTGTACCAGGCGCTGCAGACCGGGGTGGTGGATGGCACGGAAAATCCGATGTCCAACTTCTACACCCAAAAGATGCACGAAGTGCAAAAGCACGTCACCCTCACCAACCATGGCTATCTGGGCTATGCGGTGATCGTGAACAAGAAGTTCTGGGACGGTCTGCCGGAAGACGTGCGTGCTGCGCTGACCCAGTCTATGTTCAACGCCACCCAATACGCCAATACCATCGCTCAGAAGGAAAATGAAGAGGCGCTGGCCAAGGTGAAAGCGTCTGGCAAAACCGTGGTGTACGAGCCGACGGTGGCCGAACGGAATGAAATGAAAAAGGCCCTGGTCAAGGTGCACGACCAGATGGACGACCGGGTTGGCCTCGAGCTGGTGAAGAAAATCTACAAGGAAACCGGTTTCGATCCTGCGAAACTGTAA
- a CDS encoding ABC transporter permease, protein MVKQEQRNALVEMAQSSMTSSVKGRSPWRDAYIRFWRNKAAVLSVFVLAVIVLACMVVPSLSPHKLIDSDWGAMSTPPTLQNWHYFGVDDEGRDLLVMSMHGGRVSILIGLLATLTSVVVGVIWGSVAGFVGGRVDSVMMRIVDMMYAIPYLLIAILFVTLFGVRFSEIFGNQFGLVVIAITVFSWMDMARVVRGQTLSIKSKEFIEAARAIGVPTWKIVMRHIVPNLLGVVVIYTSITIPGVILTESVLSVLGLGVQFPDSSWGSMIGNGIQKLELAPYILLVPATLLTITLYCFNYIGDGLRDALDPKDR, encoded by the coding sequence ATGGTTAAACAAGAACAACGGAATGCGCTGGTGGAAATGGCTCAGAGCAGCATGACCAGCAGTGTAAAGGGGCGCAGCCCGTGGCGGGATGCTTATATCCGCTTCTGGCGCAACAAGGCCGCGGTGCTGAGTGTGTTCGTGCTGGCGGTGATTGTGCTGGCCTGTATGGTGGTGCCCAGCCTGTCTCCGCACAAACTGATTGATTCGGACTGGGGTGCGATGAGTACACCACCGACCCTGCAGAACTGGCATTACTTTGGCGTGGACGACGAAGGCCGCGACTTGCTGGTGATGTCCATGCATGGCGGGCGGGTATCCATCCTCATCGGCTTGCTGGCGACCCTCACCTCGGTTGTGGTAGGGGTGATCTGGGGATCGGTGGCCGGCTTTGTCGGCGGCCGGGTGGATTCGGTGATGATGCGTATTGTTGATATGATGTACGCCATCCCTTATTTGCTGATTGCCATCCTGTTTGTGACCCTGTTTGGGGTTCGCTTCAGCGAGATCTTTGGCAACCAGTTTGGTCTGGTGGTGATTGCCATTACGGTATTTTCCTGGATGGACATGGCGCGTGTGGTCCGTGGTCAGACCCTGTCGATCAAGTCCAAGGAGTTTATCGAGGCGGCGCGCGCCATTGGAGTACCGACCTGGAAGATCGTGATGCGCCATATTGTGCCGAACCTGCTCGGTGTGGTCGTGATCTACACCTCGATTACCATTCCGGGTGTGATCCTGACCGAATCGGTGCTGTCGGTGCTGGGGCTGGGGGTACAGTTCCCGGACAGTAGCTGGGGTTCAATGATCGGTAACGGCATCCAGAAGCTGGAGCTGGCACCTTACATCCTGCTGGTACCGGCCACTTTGCTGACGATCACGCTGTACTGCTTCAACTACATCGGTGACGGCCTGCGCGACGCGCTGGACCCGAAAGACCGCTGA
- a CDS encoding oligopeptide/dipeptide ABC transporter ATP-binding protein yields MSLLQVKNLGVQFKTNDGLVYAVNGVNFELDRGQTLGIVGESGSGKSQTVLATMGLLAKNGRTTGQALYEGQDLLAMSPKQLNRIRGDRISMIFQDPMTALNPYLTVERQMTEVLELHKGMSRKDARKRSVELLDAVKIPEAARRVTMYPHEFSGGMRQRVMIAMALLCEPELLIADEPTTALDVTVQAQILTLLKELQRDFGTAIIMITHDLGVVAGLCDDVMVMYGGRVMEHGNAQQIFYHPTHPYTVGLLGALPRLDHEGDELVSIPGNPPNMANLPKGCPFSERCTLASEQCASVLPALQPSVRDATQLRACHRPETEIKVMQQKEVVHG; encoded by the coding sequence ATGAGTCTGTTACAGGTGAAAAACCTCGGCGTGCAGTTCAAGACCAACGACGGTTTGGTCTATGCCGTGAACGGGGTCAATTTTGAGCTGGACCGGGGGCAGACCCTCGGTATCGTCGGTGAATCCGGCTCCGGCAAGAGCCAGACGGTGCTGGCGACCATGGGCCTCTTGGCCAAGAATGGTCGTACCACCGGTCAGGCCCTGTACGAAGGGCAGGACCTGCTGGCCATGTCGCCCAAGCAGTTGAACCGGATCCGTGGCGATCGCATTTCGATGATCTTCCAGGACCCGATGACGGCGCTGAACCCGTACCTGACGGTCGAGCGGCAGATGACCGAGGTGCTGGAGCTGCACAAGGGCATGAGCCGCAAGGACGCTCGCAAGCGTTCGGTCGAATTGCTGGATGCCGTCAAGATTCCGGAAGCCGCACGTCGGGTCACCATGTATCCGCACGAGTTTTCCGGCGGCATGCGTCAGCGGGTGATGATTGCCATGGCGCTGCTGTGTGAGCCGGAATTGCTGATTGCCGACGAGCCGACCACGGCGCTGGACGTGACGGTGCAGGCGCAGATCCTCACCCTGCTGAAAGAGCTGCAGCGCGACTTTGGCACGGCCATCATCATGATTACCCATGATCTGGGCGTGGTGGCGGGTCTGTGTGATGACGTGATGGTGATGTATGGTGGCCGGGTGATGGAACACGGCAATGCCCAGCAGATTTTCTACCATCCAACCCACCCTTATACCGTGGGTCTGCTGGGCGCCTTGCCGCGTCTGGACCACGAAGGGGATGAGCTGGTGTCCATTCCGGGCAATCCGCCCAATATGGCCAACTTGCCCAAGGGCTGCCCGTTCAGTGAGCGCTGTACGCTGGCCAGCGAGCAGTGTGCTTCCGTGTTGCCGGCGCTGCAGCCGTCTGTGCGGGACGCTACCCAGCTGCGAGCCTGTCATCGCCCGGAAACTGAAATCAAGGTGATGCAGCAGAAGGAGGTGGTTCATGGCTGA
- a CDS encoding PAS domain-containing sensor histidine kinase, with translation MAFRFHTRWLWAMPNLVLLLFLLAAGGFVYLLQHNELGERRDALIVDALWQEQTLRLHLESQRNQLIELAHATQSEGLDEDQLSARSLFLLSENPEIMGMVRQDSLDRSLWVYPPLANAALDSILSTPEARQALRQAHLTGRPAYSTAIFSPTREYVFVLYAPISDGKRYAGALASVHSLKGLLEQQVPWWIANKYQISIVDLDGKGLAAKFDQRIPGSDLSHELAFDPPGGGLRMRATSYQQASPILQRALLWVLIGLAGVMLWSMWALRRHIRQRLEAERALRQEMSLRRAMEDSLVSGMRAMDMHGKLIYVNRAFCEMVGLSSEQLLDQQTPMPYWAPEAQDDCAAIYQSILAGQCPPNGYTARFMRQDGERFDVRIYASPLIDSQGKQSGWMSSLYDITELKREREALKASHERFMTVLDGLDAMVTVVDPDSHEVLFSNQRVRTWLRLASDSAYCIIPLLPLPYQHDDGEAWDAIGQRWYHIQRRLLLWVDGRPAWLSIATDLTVLRSMQEREQQQAQQLQHTARLISMGEMASSLAHELNQPLAAISSYSTGCQNLLEQGTTSPEALRLALGKISEQARRAGGIIRGIREFVQRREPKLGACQLNDMIDNVLSLLSAELRHTGTQVRYRLVSLPDIQADRVMLEQVLFNLAKNAIEAMTNRPAYQRKLTLISKQLDHHVCITVADRGPGLSEAEKQQLFTAFYTTKAQGMGMGLNICRSIVEYHQGRLWVEDNPGGGCRFSFTLPLPPREVDHVETA, from the coding sequence ATGGCATTCCGTTTCCACACCCGCTGGCTCTGGGCCATGCCCAATCTGGTACTGCTGCTGTTCCTGCTGGCAGCAGGGGGCTTTGTTTATCTACTGCAGCACAATGAACTGGGCGAGCGGCGCGATGCCTTGATCGTGGATGCACTGTGGCAGGAGCAGACGTTGCGGCTGCATCTGGAAAGCCAGCGCAACCAGTTGATCGAACTGGCGCATGCCACCCAGAGCGAGGGGCTGGATGAGGACCAGTTGTCTGCACGCAGCCTGTTCCTGCTGTCCGAGAACCCGGAAATCATGGGCATGGTGCGGCAGGACAGTCTGGACCGCTCATTATGGGTGTACCCGCCGCTGGCCAATGCCGCGCTCGACAGCATTTTAAGCACGCCGGAGGCACGGCAGGCGCTGCGCCAGGCCCACCTGACCGGTCGCCCGGCCTACAGCACAGCCATATTCAGCCCCACCCGGGAATACGTTTTTGTTCTCTACGCGCCAATCAGTGATGGCAAGCGCTATGCCGGTGCACTGGCCAGTGTGCATTCGCTGAAAGGCCTGCTGGAGCAGCAAGTACCATGGTGGATTGCCAACAAATACCAGATCAGCATTGTCGATCTGGACGGCAAGGGGCTGGCCGCCAAATTTGACCAGCGCATCCCCGGCAGTGACCTCAGCCACGAGCTGGCCTTTGACCCGCCCGGTGGTGGCCTGCGCATGCGCGCCACCAGCTACCAGCAGGCCTCCCCCATTCTGCAGCGTGCCCTGCTATGGGTGCTGATCGGGCTGGCTGGCGTCATGCTGTGGTCAATGTGGGCCTTGCGGCGCCACATTCGGCAACGGCTGGAGGCCGAGCGTGCCCTGCGGCAGGAGATGTCCTTGCGGCGGGCGATGGAAGACTCGCTGGTCAGCGGCATGCGCGCCATGGACATGCATGGCAAGCTGATCTACGTCAATCGCGCATTCTGCGAGATGGTGGGGCTCAGCAGCGAGCAGTTGCTTGACCAACAGACCCCCATGCCCTACTGGGCGCCTGAGGCGCAGGATGATTGTGCCGCCATCTACCAGTCCATCCTCGCAGGGCAGTGCCCCCCCAATGGCTATACGGCCCGCTTCATGCGGCAGGATGGTGAGCGGTTTGACGTCCGGATCTATGCCTCGCCGCTGATCGACAGTCAGGGCAAGCAGAGTGGCTGGATGAGCTCCCTGTACGACATCACCGAGCTGAAGCGGGAACGGGAGGCACTGAAAGCCTCACATGAGCGCTTCATGACGGTACTGGACGGGCTGGATGCCATGGTCACGGTGGTCGATCCGGATAGCCACGAGGTGCTGTTCAGCAATCAGCGGGTACGTACCTGGCTCAGGCTGGCCTCCGACAGTGCTTACTGCATCATTCCCTTGCTGCCCCTGCCCTATCAGCACGACGACGGCGAAGCCTGGGATGCCATCGGCCAGCGCTGGTACCATATCCAGCGCCGCTTGCTACTGTGGGTAGATGGTCGCCCGGCCTGGCTGTCCATCGCCACAGACCTGACGGTGCTGCGCAGCATGCAGGAGCGTGAGCAGCAGCAGGCGCAGCAGCTGCAGCACACCGCACGCCTGATCAGCATGGGCGAGATGGCTTCCAGCCTGGCGCATGAGCTGAACCAGCCACTGGCGGCCATCTCCAGCTACAGCACGGGTTGCCAGAACTTGCTGGAGCAAGGCACCACCAGTCCGGAGGCGCTTCGCCTCGCCTTGGGCAAGATCAGCGAGCAGGCCAGACGTGCAGGCGGCATCATCCGTGGCATCAGGGAATTCGTGCAGCGCCGCGAGCCCAAACTGGGCGCCTGTCAGCTCAATGACATGATCGACAACGTACTCTCCCTACTTAGTGCAGAGCTGCGCCATACTGGCACCCAGGTACGCTACCGGCTGGTTTCCCTGCCCGATATTCAGGCTGACCGTGTGATGCTGGAGCAAGTGCTGTTCAACCTGGCAAAAAATGCCATTGAAGCCATGACCAACCGCCCGGCTTATCAACGCAAATTGACCCTTATCAGCAAGCAGCTGGACCATCATGTCTGCATCACGGTTGCCGACCGGGGGCCTGGCCTCAGCGAAGCGGAGAAGCAGCAGCTGTTCACGGCCTTCTACACCACCAAAGCGCAAGGCATGGGCATGGGGCTCAACATCTGCCGCAGCATTGTGGAGTATCATCAGGGGCGCCTGTGGGTTGAAGACAATCCCGGCGGAGGCTGCCGATTCAGCTTTACCCTGCCATTGCCACCAAGGGAGGTGGACCATGTCGAAACTGCCTGA
- the oppF gene encoding murein tripeptide/oligopeptide ABC transporter ATP binding protein OppF, whose amino-acid sequence MAERKPGEKPILSVRDIRVRFTVKSDKQWPWSPKRKLQAVSGVSFDLYAGETLGVVGESGCGKSTLARAVLNLHEGAETSGSIVWMGKEMHGAAARDWLPVRREIQMIFQDPLASLNPRMTIAQIIGEPLRTHMPELSSDEVMVRVKEMMKRVGLTEQQINRYPHEFSGGQCQRIGIARALILKPKVVICDEPVSALDVSIQAQIINLLRELQREMGLALIFIAHDLAVVKHISDRILVMYLGKEMELAEKHALYDTPTHPYTRALLSAIPIPDPEVERKKVIQLLSGDLPSPINPPSGCVFRTRCPQAKERCSKDVPELRQVASETKAACLFA is encoded by the coding sequence ATGGCTGAGCGCAAACCGGGCGAGAAGCCCATTCTGTCGGTACGCGACATCCGTGTCCGCTTTACGGTCAAGAGCGACAAGCAGTGGCCGTGGTCACCCAAGCGCAAGCTGCAGGCCGTCAGCGGCGTGTCGTTTGACCTGTACGCCGGGGAAACCCTCGGTGTGGTGGGCGAATCCGGCTGTGGCAAATCCACCCTGGCACGTGCGGTACTGAATCTGCACGAAGGTGCCGAGACTTCAGGCAGTATCGTATGGATGGGCAAGGAGATGCATGGTGCGGCTGCGCGGGACTGGCTGCCGGTACGCCGTGAGATCCAGATGATTTTCCAGGACCCGCTGGCCTCACTGAATCCGCGCATGACTATTGCGCAGATTATCGGTGAGCCGCTGCGCACCCATATGCCAGAACTGTCGTCCGATGAGGTGATGGTTCGGGTCAAGGAGATGATGAAGCGGGTCGGCCTGACCGAGCAGCAGATCAACCGCTATCCGCATGAGTTCTCCGGTGGTCAGTGCCAGCGTATCGGCATTGCCCGTGCGCTGATCCTCAAGCCCAAGGTGGTGATCTGTGACGAGCCGGTGTCCGCGCTGGATGTGTCGATCCAGGCGCAGATCATCAACCTGCTGCGTGAACTGCAGCGGGAAATGGGCCTGGCACTGATCTTCATCGCGCATGATCTGGCGGTGGTGAAACACATCAGCGACCGTATCCTGGTGATGTACCTGGGCAAGGAGATGGAGCTGGCGGAGAAGCATGCGCTGTACGATACGCCAACCCATCCTTACACCCGCGCCTTGCTGTCGGCGATCCCGATTCCAGATCCGGAAGTGGAGCGCAAGAAGGTGATTCAGCTGCTGAGTGGTGACCTGCCTTCGCCCATCAACCCGCCGTCTGGCTGCGTGTTCCGTACCCGCTGCCCGCAGGCCAAGGAGCGTTGCAGCAAGGATGTGCCCGAGTTGCGGCAGGTGGCCAGCGAAACCAAGGCGGCATGCCTGTTTGCCTGA
- a CDS encoding ROK family protein → MSTEPRTALTTVLQAIRETNPVSRATLTRLTGLSASVVSTSTKLLLERGLLQEHGTHQDSLGRPQVLLRINPGYALAVGMALSWSGLHAVLTDLEGNVLARDTVQLTSNQPEQIISSCASLLGSLRNQRRFRNKEVVGVGLALPGWIDNATGTCLKSTVHGWQGVQFGARLEDALDLPVFMENDANALAVGEKWFGLARGFDNYAVVTLVGGIGAGIYTGNQLYRGSRGATGEIGHVSIVPGGALCTCGKRGCLEALASIPALLQQSHRLGLGETLDELVHAAETGQREAQILFSEAGRYVGHALSMLTHLLDLQAVIVTAPVAYLNHYLRSALEHSYAENSVLFADTGLQLLYQEEDSDIWAMGAASLAIQSFFERGGVSAQAS, encoded by the coding sequence ATGTCCACTGAACCTAGAACCGCCCTGACAACCGTCTTGCAAGCCATACGGGAAACCAACCCGGTGAGCCGCGCGACCTTGACACGCCTGACCGGCCTGTCGGCGTCGGTGGTGTCGACCAGCACCAAATTGTTGCTGGAGCGGGGTTTGCTGCAGGAGCATGGTACGCATCAGGATAGTCTGGGGCGTCCTCAGGTGCTGCTGCGGATCAACCCCGGCTATGCGCTGGCGGTCGGGATGGCCCTGTCGTGGAGTGGCCTGCACGCGGTGTTGACGGACCTGGAAGGCAATGTACTGGCGCGGGATACGGTGCAGCTGACCAGTAACCAGCCAGAGCAGATCATTTCCAGTTGCGCCAGCCTGCTGGGTAGCCTGCGCAATCAGCGCCGCTTTCGCAACAAGGAAGTAGTGGGTGTAGGGCTGGCCCTGCCCGGCTGGATCGACAATGCAACGGGGACCTGCCTGAAGTCCACGGTGCACGGCTGGCAAGGCGTGCAGTTTGGCGCTCGGCTGGAGGATGCGCTGGACCTGCCGGTGTTCATGGAAAACGACGCCAACGCCTTGGCGGTGGGTGAGAAGTGGTTTGGGCTGGCGCGTGGTTTCGATAACTACGCGGTGGTCACCCTGGTGGGCGGGATTGGCGCCGGTATTTATACCGGTAACCAGCTGTACCGGGGATCGCGCGGTGCGACGGGTGAAATTGGCCACGTCAGCATTGTGCCAGGCGGTGCACTCTGCACCTGCGGCAAGCGCGGCTGCCTGGAAGCTTTGGCTTCCATCCCGGCGCTGTTGCAGCAGTCGCACCGACTGGGTTTGGGGGAAACGCTGGATGAGCTGGTGCACGCGGCCGAAACCGGTCAGCGCGAGGCCCAGATCCTGTTCAGCGAGGCAGGACGCTATGTGGGGCATGCTTTGTCGATGCTGACCCACTTGCTGGATCTGCAGGCAGTGATTGTGACGGCGCCGGTGGCGTACCTGAACCACTATCTGCGTTCTGCGCTGGAACACAGTTACGCTGAGAATAGTGTGCTGTTTGCCGACACCGGCTTGCAGCTGCTGTATCAGGAGGAAGATTCGGACATTTGGGCCATGGGTGCCGCCAGTCTGGCCATCCAGTCCTTTTTTGAACGTGGCGGGGTTTCGGCACAAGCCAGCTGA
- a CDS encoding TRAP transporter small permease → MKPLFKLLSRLLDRLEETLIAFLMAGATLVIFMAVVQRYLSGITAFGIQDAMIQLNVSWAQELCIYMFVWMAKFGAAYGVRTGIHVGVDVLINRLSDRYRYGFILFGLACGALFTGTIGWMGYGLVREVHEYGSTTEVLEWPQWIVYLAIPLGSALMCFRFLQVLVSFARTGALPKHDHSHVDGMEDVLDDANLVPQDLNQRKGPQA, encoded by the coding sequence ATGAAACCCCTTTTTAAACTGTTGTCCAGGCTGCTGGACCGGCTGGAGGAAACGCTGATTGCGTTCCTGATGGCGGGTGCCACACTGGTGATCTTCATGGCGGTAGTGCAGCGCTACCTGTCCGGGATCACCGCGTTTGGCATTCAGGATGCCATGATTCAGCTCAATGTCAGCTGGGCACAGGAGCTGTGCATCTACATGTTCGTGTGGATGGCCAAGTTCGGCGCGGCTTACGGCGTGCGTACCGGCATCCATGTGGGTGTCGATGTGCTGATCAATCGTTTGTCCGACCGCTACCGCTACGGCTTCATCCTGTTTGGGCTGGCCTGCGGTGCCTTGTTTACCGGCACCATTGGCTGGATGGGCTATGGTCTGGTGCGCGAAGTGCATGAGTATGGCTCCACCACCGAAGTGCTGGAATGGCCGCAATGGATTGTCTATCTCGCCATCCCGCTGGGGTCGGCACTGATGTGCTTCCGTTTTCTGCAGGTGCTGGTGTCCTTCGCCCGCACCGGTGCCTTGCCCAAGCATGACCATAGCCACGTCGATGGCATGGAAGATGTGCTGGACGACGCCAATCTGGTCCCGCAAGACCTGAATCAACGCAAAGGACCGCAAGCATGA
- a CDS encoding TRAP transporter large permease — protein MSALIILTLLIVLMLTGMPISISLGLTVLTFFFTFTDAPVTVVAQKLFTGIEKFEIMAIPFFILAGNFLTHGGVAKRMIDFASSMVGHWHGGLGLAGVMACALFAAVSGSSPATVVAIGSIILPAMVKQGFPSRFGAGVITTSGALGILIPPSIVMVMYSVATNTSVGQLFMAGVVPGLLLAFLLGLTTWYLAWKNNYPRLPKASWAARGRAFYKSIWGLMLIVVVLGGIYSGKFTPTEAAAMSAVYAFVIAVFVYRDMPLRRVFKVLLDSASMSAMLLYIITNAALFSYLMTSENIPQNMANWLIGQGLGPIAFLLFVNVLLLLAGNLMEPSSIVLIFAPILFPVAMKLGIDPVHFGILIVVNMEVGMCHPPVGLNLYVASGITRMGISELTVAVLPWLLTMIGFLLLVTYVPQVSLFLPHWLGM, from the coding sequence ATGAGTGCGCTGATCATTCTGACCCTGCTGATCGTGCTGATGCTGACCGGCATGCCGATCTCCATCTCCCTTGGCCTCACGGTACTGACCTTCTTCTTCACCTTTACCGATGCGCCGGTGACCGTGGTGGCGCAAAAGCTGTTTACCGGGATCGAGAAGTTCGAAATCATGGCGATCCCCTTCTTTATTCTGGCCGGAAATTTCCTCACCCATGGCGGGGTGGCCAAGCGCATGATCGACTTTGCCTCCAGCATGGTCGGGCACTGGCACGGCGGGCTGGGGTTGGCCGGGGTGATGGCCTGCGCGCTGTTTGCAGCGGTGTCCGGCTCCAGCCCGGCCACTGTGGTGGCGATTGGCAGCATCATCCTGCCGGCGATGGTCAAGCAAGGCTTCCCCAGCCGCTTTGGTGCCGGGGTGATCACCACCAGCGGTGCGCTCGGCATCCTGATCCCGCCGTCCATCGTGATGGTGATGTATTCGGTGGCAACCAACACCTCGGTCGGCCAGCTGTTCATGGCGGGCGTGGTGCCGGGGTTGTTGCTGGCCTTCTTGTTGGGCTTGACCACCTGGTACCTGGCCTGGAAAAACAACTACCCGCGCTTGCCCAAAGCCAGCTGGGCAGCGCGTGGCCGGGCTTTTTACAAGAGCATCTGGGGCTTGATGCTGATTGTGGTGGTGCTGGGCGGCATTTACAGCGGCAAGTTCACCCCCACCGAAGCGGCGGCCATGAGTGCGGTGTACGCCTTTGTGATCGCGGTTTTCGTTTACCGTGACATGCCGTTGCGCCGGGTGTTCAAGGTACTGCTGGATTCGGCCAGCATGAGTGCCATGTTGCTCTACATCATCACCAATGCAGCCCTGTTCTCTTACCTGATGACCTCGGAAAACATCCCGCAGAACATGGCGAACTGGTTGATTGGACAGGGGCTGGGCCCGATTGCTTTCCTGCTGTTCGTCAACGTGCTGCTGTTGCTGGCCGGAAACCTGATGGAGCCGTCTTCCATCGTGCTGATCTTTGCCCCCATCCTGTTCCCGGTGGCGATGAAACTGGGCATTGACCCGGTGCACTTCGGCATCCTGATCGTGGTGAACATGGAGGTGGGCATGTGCCATCCGCCGGTAGGGCTCAACCTCTACGTGGCATCCGGCATTACCCGCATGGGTATTTCCGAGCTGACGGTCGCGGTATTGCCGTGGCTGTTGACCATGATCGGCTTCCTGCTGCTGGTGACCTATGTACCGCAGGTGTCGTTGTTCCTGCCGCACTGGCTCGGCATGTAG